One window of the Diospyros lotus cultivar Yz01 chromosome 12, ASM1463336v1, whole genome shotgun sequence genome contains the following:
- the LOC127786679 gene encoding uncharacterized protein LOC127786679 isoform X3 — translation MKNHHNRESSRLAALSISTRHSRDGDSLLICFSTPVSSLLRLHSSSHTETRFPLMVFFVSPPQLVHQFNLKPSKSRIQQEVRKQKGDYAEAFVRHEAQFKEGKCEAKKWMEKLKRWREALEEAANLAGMALHNHADGNKGRLFHRNMYYWRRKNKGRLFHRNI, via the exons ATGAAGAATCATCACAATCGAGAGTCGAGCAGATTGGCCGCACTCTCTATATCTACGCGACATAGCAGAGATGGCGACAGCCTCCTTATCTGCTTCTCCACGCCCGTTTCTTCTCTCCTCCGACTTCATTCGAGCTCGCACACAGAAACCCGCTTCCCTCTCATGGTCTTCTTCGTTTCCCCACCTCAACTTGTCCATCAATTCAATCTCAAACCCTCCAAATCCCGCATTCAACAAG AGGTTAGGAAACAAAAAGGGGATTATGCAGAGGCATTCGTGAGACATGAAGCGCAATTCAAGGAAGGAAAGTGTGAAGCAAAGAAATGGATGGAGAAATTGAAAAGGTGGAGAGAAGCACTGGAGGAAGCAGCTAATTTGGCAGGGATGGCTTTACATAATCATGCAGATGG GAATAAGGGCAGGTTGTTCCACAGGAATATGTATTattggagaagaaaaaataagggCAGGTTGTTCCACAGGAATATATAG
- the LOC127786679 gene encoding uncharacterized protein LOC127786679 isoform X4 yields MKNHHNRESSRLAALSISTRHSRDGDSLLICFSTPVSSLLRLHSSSHTETRFPLMVFFVSPPQLVHQFNLKPSKSRIQQEVRKQKGDYAEAFVRHEAQFKEGKCEAKKWMEKLKRWREALEEAANLAGMALHNHADGERERERGEKVAKPQKVSSE; encoded by the exons ATGAAGAATCATCACAATCGAGAGTCGAGCAGATTGGCCGCACTCTCTATATCTACGCGACATAGCAGAGATGGCGACAGCCTCCTTATCTGCTTCTCCACGCCCGTTTCTTCTCTCCTCCGACTTCATTCGAGCTCGCACACAGAAACCCGCTTCCCTCTCATGGTCTTCTTCGTTTCCCCACCTCAACTTGTCCATCAATTCAATCTCAAACCCTCCAAATCCCGCATTCAACAAG AGGTTAGGAAACAAAAAGGGGATTATGCAGAGGCATTCGTGAGACATGAAGCGCAATTCAAGGAAGGAAAGTGTGAAGCAAAGAAATGGATGGAGAAATTGAAAAGGTGGAGAGAAGCACTGGAGGAAGCAGCTAATTTGGCAGGGATGGCTTTACATAATCATGCAGATGG agagagagagagagagagaggtgaaaAGGTGGCCAAACCTCAAAAGGTGTCCAGT GAATAA
- the LOC127786679 gene encoding uncharacterized protein LOC127786679 isoform X2: protein MATASLSASPRPFLLSSDFIRARTQKPASLSWSSSFPHLNLSINSISNPPNPAFNKLIFHHMVLPVFYGVDPSEVRKQKGDYAEAFVRHEAQFKEGKCEAKKWMEKLKRWREALEEAANLAGMALHNHADGERERERGEKVAKPQKVSSVRFNKDKLHFTQLNACFMQKFWTYVRVFVIRGY, encoded by the exons ATGGCGACAGCCTCCTTATCTGCTTCTCCACGCCCGTTTCTTCTCTCCTCCGACTTCATTCGAGCTCGCACACAGAAACCCGCTTCCCTCTCATGGTCTTCTTCGTTTCCCCACCTCAACTTGTCCATCAATTCAATCTCAAACCCTCCAAATCCCGCATTCAACAAG CTTATTTTTCACCATATGGTTTTGCCTGTGTTCTATGGCGTGGATCCATCAGAGGTTAGGAAACAAAAAGGGGATTATGCAGAGGCATTCGTGAGACATGAAGCGCAATTCAAGGAAGGAAAGTGTGAAGCAAAGAAATGGATGGAGAAATTGAAAAGGTGGAGAGAAGCACTGGAGGAAGCAGCTAATTTGGCAGGGATGGCTTTACATAATCATGCAGATGG agagagagagagagagagaggtgaaaAGGTGGCCAAACCTCAAAAGGTGTCCAGTGTAAGGTTCAACAAAGACAAGTTGCATTTTACACAATTGAACGCATGCTTTATGCAGAAATTTTGGACATATGTTAGAGTTTTCGTGATAAGAGGATACTAA
- the LOC127786678 gene encoding very-long-chain aldehyde decarbonylase CER1-like: MASQPGILTEWPWQRLGSYKYLVMVPFAVHSVYSIVAREEEERDYTRILILPFLLTRMLHDQLWISLSRYRTAKGANRIVDKSIEFDQVDRESNWDDQVMLSGIILYIGASTIEKAKNLPLWRMDGLIITILLHVSVVEFIYYWLHRALHHHFLYSRYHSHHHSSIVTEPITSVIHPFAEHLAYFFLFAIPLLTTVLTKTASVTSFVFYVTFIDFMNNLGHCNFEFIPKWLFSAFPPLKYTIYTPSFHSLHHTQFRTNYALFMPFYDYIYGTMDKSSDTLYEMSIKRPEESPGVVHLTHLTTPESVYHLRLGFARFASKPYTYEWYLWLMWPVTLWSVMITWIYGRTFTVERNVLQNLKLQTWAIPKYSIQYFLQWEREFINNMIEDAILEAERKGAKVLSLGLLNQEDELNKSGELYIRRHPQLKVKVVDGSSLAVAVVLHSIPTGTTQVLIRGNPSKVAYSLAFALCQRGIKVATLYENEYNKLKLAIGAEAATNIVLAKSYARDIKTWLVGDGLNKEEQMKASKGTLFIPFTQFLPQKIRGDCFYHNTPAMVTPKNLENIDSCENWLPRRVMSAWRIAGILHALEGWNVHECGNTMFSIEKIWEASLRHGFHPVVVASSKQKP; the protein is encoded by the exons ATGGCTTCTCAACCAGGCATCCTCACAGAGTGGCCATGGCAGCGCCTTGGAAGCTACAAG TACCTGGTTATGGTTCCCTTTGCAGTGCACAGCGTATACAGTATAGTggcaagggaagaagaagagagggactATACCAGAATTCTGATACTGCCATTTCTATTAACAAGAATGCTTCACGACCAGCTatggatctctctctctcgctaccGGACGGCAAAGGGAGCCAACAGGATTGTCGATAAGAGCATCGAGTTTGATCAAGTTGATCGAGAAAGCAACTG GGATGATCAAGTTATGCTAAGTGGGATAATACTTTACATAGGCGCCTCGACAATAGAGAAGGCGAAAAACCTTCCATTGTGGCGGATGGATGGCTTGATAATAACAATCTTGCTTCACGTCAGTGTGGTGGAGTTCATCTATTACTGGCTACATAGGGCGCTACACCACCACTTCCTCTACTCTCGCTACCACTCGCACCACCACTCCTCCATCGTCACTGAGCCCATCACATCGGTGATCCATCCATTTGCCGAGCACCTTGCTTACTTTTTTCTGTTCGCAATTCCACTGTTGACAACAGTACTAACAAAGACAGCATCGGTGACTTCCTTTGTGTTCTATGTTACGTTTATCGACTTCATGAACAATCTAGGGCATTGCAACTTCGAGTTCATTCCTAAATGGCTATTTTCTGCCTTTCCCCCTCTTAAGTACACCATTTATACACCCTC GTTTCACTCTCTTCATCATACTCAATTTCGAACGAATTATGCCCTTTTCATGCCATTCTATGATTACATCTATGGCACCATGGACAAGTCCTCTGATACTTTATACGAAATGTCGATCAAACGACCCGAAGAATCACCAGGTGTAGTTCACTTGACACATCTAACAACACCAGAATCCGTTTACCATCTCCGGCTTGGCTTCGCGAGGTTTGCCTCTAAGCCTTACACTTACGAGTGGTACTTGTGGCTAATGTGGCCTGTCACACTTTGGTCCGTGATGATTACTTGGATTTATGGTCGTACATTTACTGTGGAGAGAAATGTGTTACAAAATCTGAAGCTACAAACATGGGCAATTCCAAAGTATAGCATTCAA TACTTTCTTCAATGGGAAAGGGAGTTTATCAATAATATGATTGAGGATGCCATACTGGAAGCTGAGAGAAAAGGGGCCAAAGTGTTAAGCCTTGGCCTTTTAAATCAG GAAGATGAGCTCAATAAGAGTGGTGAGCTCTATATTAGAAGGCACCCACAACTCAAAGTAAAGGTGGTGGATGGAAGTAGTTTAGCTGTTGCTGTTGTCTTACATAGCATTCCAACAGGAACCACCCAAGTGCTCATCCGAGGCAACCCTTCCAAAGTTGCCTATTCCTTGGCCTTTGCCCTATGTCAAAGAGGCATCAAG GTGGCGACATTATATGAGAATGAGTATAACAAGCTCAAGTTGGCTATTGGTGCAGAGGCTGCAACCAATATAGTTCTTGCTAAGAGCTATGCCCGTGATATAAAG ACATGGCTAGTGGGGGATGGACTGAATAAAGAAGAACAGATGAAGGCATCAAAGGGAACATTGTTCATTCCATTCACTCAATTTCTTCCTCAAAAAATTCGGGGCGACTGCTTTTACCACAACACACCTGCAATGGTGACCCCTAAGAACTTAGAGAACATAGACTCTTGTGAG AATTGGCTCCCAAGGAGGGTGATGAGTGCATGGCGAATTGCTGGGATACTACATGCGTTGGAAGGGTGGAATGTACATGAATGTGGCAACACCATGTTTAGCATTGAGAAAATTTGGGAAGCTAGTCTTCGGCATGGTTTTCACCCTGTTGTCGTTGCCTCGTCAAAGCAAAAGCCTTGA
- the LOC127786679 gene encoding uncharacterized protein LOC127786679 isoform X5, translating to MKNHHNRESSRLAALSISTRHSRDGDSLLICFSTPVSSLLRLHSSSHTETRFPLMVFFVSPPQLVHQFNLKPSKSRIQQEVRKQKGDYAEAFVRHEAQFKEGKCEAKKWMEKLKRWREALEEAANLAGMALHNHADGFWDLPD from the exons ATGAAGAATCATCACAATCGAGAGTCGAGCAGATTGGCCGCACTCTCTATATCTACGCGACATAGCAGAGATGGCGACAGCCTCCTTATCTGCTTCTCCACGCCCGTTTCTTCTCTCCTCCGACTTCATTCGAGCTCGCACACAGAAACCCGCTTCCCTCTCATGGTCTTCTTCGTTTCCCCACCTCAACTTGTCCATCAATTCAATCTCAAACCCTCCAAATCCCGCATTCAACAAG AGGTTAGGAAACAAAAAGGGGATTATGCAGAGGCATTCGTGAGACATGAAGCGCAATTCAAGGAAGGAAAGTGTGAAGCAAAGAAATGGATGGAGAAATTGAAAAGGTGGAGAGAAGCACTGGAGGAAGCAGCTAATTTGGCAGGGATGGCTTTACATAATCATGCAGATGG
- the LOC127786679 gene encoding uncharacterized protein LOC127786679 isoform X1, producing the protein MKNHHNRESSRLAALSISTRHSRDGDSLLICFSTPVSSLLRLHSSSHTETRFPLMVFFVSPPQLVHQFNLKPSKSRIQQEVRKQKGDYAEAFVRHEAQFKEGKCEAKKWMEKLKRWREALEEAANLAGMALHNHADGERERERGEKVAKPQKVSSVRFNKDKLHFTQLNACFMQKFWTYVRVFVIRGY; encoded by the exons ATGAAGAATCATCACAATCGAGAGTCGAGCAGATTGGCCGCACTCTCTATATCTACGCGACATAGCAGAGATGGCGACAGCCTCCTTATCTGCTTCTCCACGCCCGTTTCTTCTCTCCTCCGACTTCATTCGAGCTCGCACACAGAAACCCGCTTCCCTCTCATGGTCTTCTTCGTTTCCCCACCTCAACTTGTCCATCAATTCAATCTCAAACCCTCCAAATCCCGCATTCAACAAG AGGTTAGGAAACAAAAAGGGGATTATGCAGAGGCATTCGTGAGACATGAAGCGCAATTCAAGGAAGGAAAGTGTGAAGCAAAGAAATGGATGGAGAAATTGAAAAGGTGGAGAGAAGCACTGGAGGAAGCAGCTAATTTGGCAGGGATGGCTTTACATAATCATGCAGATGG agagagagagagagagagaggtgaaaAGGTGGCCAAACCTCAAAAGGTGTCCAGTGTAAGGTTCAACAAAGACAAGTTGCATTTTACACAATTGAACGCATGCTTTATGCAGAAATTTTGGACATATGTTAGAGTTTTCGTGATAAGAGGATACTAA